In Myxococcus virescens, a single window of DNA contains:
- a CDS encoding type I polyketide synthase: MSAQGSDTSYGELMKRALLKLQETQSKLDAHEQEKHGAIAIVGIGCRFPGGVGSPGEYWRLLSEGVDAVTEIPSDRWNADSFFHPDPDHPGGIYTRHGSFLRDIDQFEPRFFGISPREAARMDPQHRLLLEVAWEAVERAGRNPTSLSGTRTGVFVGLMGQDYTQIATQSPELIDAHTGAGNGASVAAGRLSYSFGLEGPSLTVDTACSSSLVAVHLAIRSLRQRESDFALAGGVNLVLSPVATLIESRTHMLSPDGRCKTFDASANGIGRGEGCGLVFLRRLSDAIADGDPIVAVIRGSAVNQDGRTSGLTVPNGLAQQRVIRDALRDGQVEPAKVGYVEAHGTGTSLGDPIELEALASVYCDRTGRQQPLMAGSVKTNMGHLEGASGIAGLIKSALCLANEEVPPHLHLRTPTPHVDWKQLAIEVPTARRPWQGTESRFAAVSSFGFSGTNAHVVLESAPRPKSPVRDVERPRHVLALSARSNASLRRLAGSIAEELSLGPAEGLADVCHTANTGRSAMEERAAFTASTSEALTEALRAFSRGAPTVPGTCVEGRRDAEAPRVAFLFTGQGSQYAGMGRELFDTQPEFRRELLRFEGILKPHLERPLTEVLFQDTEGALDETRYTQPALVALELALAHLLRAWGLRADAVLGHSVGEYAAAMFAGVLEPEVGLPLVAERARLMQALPERGAMLAVFAEPSRVLPLIAGHPRVTLAAINGPRNTVISGDSTAIEIVVQALVEAGIESRRLKVSHAFHSPLMQSMLAEFERAASRATFQKPRLPLISNLDGREAGEAITQPAYWSRHVLQPVRFEEGIRTLLQRGVRVFLEVGPKPSLSNLARDVVAGEEALWLETLHPRRSDWAGLLRAMSELYVRGARLDWERFDAGYGRTRKALPTYPFERQRYWLDVPAPWTRTSRRASTHPLLGTRLESAALKEGTTVFSSELSAGTLPFVADHRVYGKAVVPAAAYVEMLASAAAQVLGTESLRLEDISLLQPLVLPEQQTRVVQTLLEDQGEAGLACKVVSRGDERSEEGGGGARAAWVTHVTCRVSALSAVAPSVDRAAWGRDCSTPVSIDELSAVFTHHGLDYGPSLRVLTSLHRGTGAALSLGQVEDRSGHYRVHPALFDGCLRTAAAVSQLTAEDALHLPVALQTLDLYRPLPERVWTYAAQPPREGQEGFSASDLTLCDDDGAVVAVVSGFSVRKAERDVLLRGLDNDFQDWLYRLNWVSRAVPEEAHSAKQHWAVFASEDDFASDLVQVLSQRGERCTLVRKGASFSSTPEGFRINPTNPEDPARLVEAWANQPPTGLLYLWGLDEGGQAGDAGARLDAAQESGCLGALRLTQALAHGQGALPRLVLVTRGTQSLPSDTHGARVAQAPLWGFGQAVATELPELRCLRIDLPAEPRSDDVGTFVRALALPDGESGAAIRGGGLYTPRLERARSRSVAAKKVSIVAEATYLVAGGLGGLGLRAANWLAAQGARHLVLMGRSAPAPEARAQLDALEAQGVKVRVARVDIASHDAMADLFASLREAPPVRGIIHSAGVLRDGTLANQTPEQFREVLAPKLQGAWNLHALSQGMALDFFVCFSSAASLIGSPGQSNYVAANAFLDALVHLRHAEGLPALTLNWGSWAETGMAARLERAASARPGAQGFGAIPVQQGFSVLERLIGSAQVQWGVFPVDWTRLAEQLPGLARQALVQGLLGSVPQRVQAPAFRAQLDAAPPNRKAELLRQHVAGQVSATLGMPESERLSGNERLFELGVDSLLAIEIKNRLASSLGRSLRSTLIFDFPTVNGLVAHLAEELELGTEVQKKQEASREAQGALSAEIQGLSEQELTSLIDQELESALTR, translated from the coding sequence ATGTCAGCGCAAGGAAGCGATACGAGCTACGGCGAGCTGATGAAGCGCGCACTCCTGAAGTTGCAGGAGACGCAGTCGAAGCTCGATGCCCATGAGCAGGAAAAGCACGGGGCCATTGCCATTGTCGGCATCGGCTGCCGTTTCCCGGGGGGCGTTGGCAGCCCTGGCGAATACTGGCGCCTGCTCTCCGAGGGCGTGGACGCCGTCACCGAGATTCCATCCGACCGGTGGAACGCGGACAGCTTCTTCCACCCCGACCCGGACCATCCCGGTGGCATCTACACGCGCCACGGGAGCTTCCTGAGGGACATCGACCAGTTCGAACCGCGCTTCTTCGGCATCTCCCCGCGTGAGGCGGCGCGGATGGACCCGCAGCACCGGCTGTTGCTGGAGGTCGCCTGGGAGGCCGTGGAGCGTGCCGGCCGGAACCCGACGAGCCTGAGCGGGACGCGGACTGGCGTGTTCGTCGGGCTGATGGGGCAGGACTACACGCAGATTGCCACCCAGTCCCCGGAGCTCATCGACGCCCACACGGGCGCGGGAAATGGCGCGAGCGTCGCCGCGGGACGTCTGTCGTATTCCTTCGGGCTCGAAGGGCCCAGCCTCACGGTCGATACCGCGTGCTCCTCGTCACTGGTCGCGGTGCACCTGGCCATCCGCAGCCTGCGTCAGCGGGAGAGCGACTTCGCGCTGGCGGGCGGGGTGAACCTGGTCCTCTCTCCCGTCGCGACGCTGATTGAGTCGCGCACGCACATGCTGTCGCCCGATGGCCGGTGCAAGACCTTCGACGCCTCGGCGAACGGCATCGGGCGAGGGGAGGGCTGTGGGCTCGTCTTCCTGCGGCGCCTGTCGGACGCGATCGCGGATGGGGACCCCATCGTCGCGGTGATTCGCGGCTCGGCGGTGAACCAGGATGGGCGGACCAGCGGGCTCACGGTACCCAACGGGCTTGCCCAGCAGCGCGTCATCCGGGATGCCCTGCGGGACGGACAGGTGGAGCCCGCGAAGGTGGGCTACGTCGAGGCCCACGGGACGGGGACGTCGCTGGGCGACCCCATCGAGCTGGAGGCCCTCGCGTCTGTCTACTGCGACAGGACGGGACGGCAGCAGCCGCTGATGGCCGGCTCGGTGAAGACGAACATGGGGCACCTCGAAGGTGCGTCCGGTATCGCGGGGTTGATCAAATCCGCGCTGTGCCTGGCGAACGAGGAGGTCCCGCCGCATCTCCACCTGCGCACGCCCACGCCGCATGTGGATTGGAAGCAACTGGCCATCGAAGTGCCGACCGCGCGCCGTCCGTGGCAGGGGACGGAGTCGCGCTTCGCGGCGGTGAGCTCGTTTGGCTTCTCGGGGACGAACGCGCACGTCGTCCTGGAGTCCGCGCCACGGCCGAAGTCTCCGGTCCGGGATGTGGAACGCCCGCGGCACGTCCTGGCGCTCTCCGCACGCTCGAACGCCAGTCTTCGCAGGCTGGCCGGGTCCATCGCGGAGGAGCTGTCGCTGGGCCCCGCGGAAGGGCTCGCGGATGTCTGCCACACGGCGAACACCGGCCGGAGCGCCATGGAAGAGCGCGCGGCCTTCACGGCTTCAACCTCCGAGGCGCTGACCGAGGCGCTGCGCGCGTTCAGCCGTGGAGCGCCCACCGTCCCCGGGACCTGCGTGGAAGGCCGCCGCGACGCCGAGGCACCGCGCGTCGCGTTCCTCTTCACGGGCCAGGGCTCCCAGTACGCGGGCATGGGCCGGGAGCTGTTCGACACGCAGCCCGAGTTCCGCCGGGAACTCCTGCGCTTCGAGGGCATCCTGAAGCCGCACCTGGAACGGCCGCTCACCGAGGTGCTCTTCCAGGACACGGAAGGGGCGCTGGACGAGACGCGATACACCCAGCCAGCGCTGGTGGCGCTGGAGCTGGCGTTGGCGCACCTGCTGCGAGCGTGGGGACTGCGCGCCGACGCGGTCCTGGGCCACAGCGTGGGCGAGTACGCGGCGGCCATGTTCGCGGGTGTCCTGGAGCCCGAGGTCGGCTTGCCCCTGGTGGCTGAGCGCGCTCGGCTGATGCAGGCGCTGCCCGAGCGCGGCGCGATGCTGGCCGTGTTCGCCGAGCCATCGCGCGTGCTGCCGCTCATCGCCGGGCATCCCCGGGTGACGCTGGCGGCCATCAACGGGCCGCGGAACACCGTCATCTCGGGGGACAGCACGGCCATCGAAATCGTGGTCCAGGCGCTCGTGGAGGCGGGCATCGAGAGCCGGCGACTGAAGGTGTCACACGCGTTCCACTCCCCGCTGATGCAGTCCATGCTGGCGGAGTTCGAGCGGGCCGCGAGCCGCGCCACCTTCCAGAAGCCGCGCCTTCCCCTCATCTCGAACCTCGACGGGCGCGAAGCAGGCGAGGCCATCACCCAGCCGGCCTACTGGTCTCGGCATGTCCTCCAGCCCGTGCGCTTCGAGGAGGGCATCCGGACGCTCCTCCAGCGCGGGGTGCGTGTGTTCCTGGAGGTGGGTCCCAAGCCCTCGCTGTCCAACCTCGCGCGGGACGTGGTGGCGGGTGAAGAAGCGCTGTGGCTGGAGACGCTTCACCCGCGTCGCTCCGACTGGGCCGGCCTGCTCCGCGCGATGTCCGAGCTGTATGTGCGCGGCGCCAGGCTGGACTGGGAGCGCTTCGATGCGGGCTATGGGCGGACCCGCAAGGCCCTGCCGACCTATCCCTTCGAGCGGCAGCGGTACTGGCTGGACGTGCCCGCGCCGTGGACGCGCACGTCGCGCCGTGCGTCGACTCACCCGTTGCTGGGGACGCGTCTGGAATCCGCCGCTCTGAAGGAGGGAACGACCGTCTTCTCCAGTGAGCTGTCGGCGGGAACCCTGCCTTTCGTGGCGGACCATCGGGTGTACGGCAAGGCGGTGGTCCCCGCGGCGGCCTACGTGGAGATGCTGGCCTCGGCGGCGGCGCAGGTGCTCGGAACAGAGTCGCTGCGGCTGGAGGACATCTCCCTGCTCCAGCCGCTGGTGCTCCCCGAACAGCAGACGCGGGTCGTCCAGACGTTGCTGGAAGACCAGGGCGAGGCGGGCCTTGCGTGCAAGGTGGTGAGCCGGGGGGACGAGCGCTCGGAGGAGGGCGGGGGCGGCGCGCGCGCGGCCTGGGTCACCCATGTGACGTGCCGGGTGTCGGCACTGAGCGCCGTGGCCCCATCGGTGGATCGGGCGGCGTGGGGCCGTGACTGCTCGACGCCTGTCTCCATCGATGAACTCTCCGCCGTCTTCACGCACCACGGGCTCGACTATGGGCCGTCCCTGCGCGTGCTGACGTCGCTGCATCGGGGGACTGGGGCCGCGCTGTCGTTGGGCCAGGTGGAAGACCGGAGCGGGCACTACCGCGTCCACCCGGCGCTCTTCGACGGCTGCTTGCGCACGGCGGCGGCGGTGTCGCAGCTCACAGCGGAAGACGCGCTGCACCTCCCCGTGGCCTTGCAGACGCTGGACCTGTACCGGCCGCTTCCGGAGCGGGTCTGGACGTATGCGGCGCAGCCTCCCCGGGAGGGACAGGAGGGCTTCTCCGCGTCGGACCTGACCCTGTGTGACGACGATGGCGCCGTGGTGGCCGTCGTGTCCGGGTTCTCGGTGCGCAAGGCCGAACGCGACGTGTTGCTGCGTGGGCTCGACAACGACTTCCAGGACTGGCTGTACCGCCTCAACTGGGTGTCGCGTGCCGTCCCGGAGGAAGCCCACTCCGCGAAGCAACATTGGGCCGTCTTCGCCAGCGAGGACGACTTCGCCTCGGACCTGGTGCAGGTGCTCTCGCAGCGTGGCGAGCGCTGCACGTTGGTTCGCAAGGGGGCGTCGTTCAGCAGCACGCCAGAGGGCTTCCGCATCAATCCCACCAACCCGGAGGACCCTGCGCGGCTGGTCGAGGCGTGGGCGAATCAGCCTCCCACGGGGCTGTTGTACCTCTGGGGCCTCGATGAGGGGGGCCAGGCGGGTGACGCGGGCGCCAGGCTCGACGCGGCTCAGGAGTCGGGGTGCCTGGGCGCGCTGCGGTTGACGCAGGCCCTGGCACATGGGCAGGGCGCGTTGCCCCGGCTGGTGCTGGTGACGCGAGGCACGCAAAGCCTGCCTTCCGATACGCACGGCGCCCGCGTCGCGCAGGCGCCGCTGTGGGGCTTCGGACAGGCCGTGGCGACGGAGTTGCCCGAACTGCGGTGCCTCCGCATCGACCTGCCCGCGGAGCCCCGGTCCGATGACGTGGGCACCTTCGTGCGGGCGCTCGCGTTGCCGGATGGAGAGTCCGGCGCTGCCATTCGTGGCGGCGGTCTCTACACCCCCCGGCTCGAGCGGGCCCGTTCACGGTCGGTCGCGGCGAAGAAGGTGTCCATCGTCGCGGAGGCCACCTATCTCGTCGCGGGAGGCCTGGGGGGACTCGGTCTGCGTGCCGCCAACTGGTTGGCGGCGCAGGGCGCACGGCATCTGGTCCTGATGGGGCGCAGTGCTCCGGCGCCTGAAGCCCGCGCCCAGCTCGATGCGCTCGAGGCCCAGGGCGTGAAGGTGCGGGTCGCACGGGTGGACATCGCATCTCACGACGCCATGGCGGACCTCTTCGCGAGCCTGCGCGAAGCCCCGCCCGTGCGCGGCATCATCCATTCGGCGGGCGTCCTCCGCGACGGAACGCTCGCCAACCAGACACCCGAGCAGTTCCGGGAGGTGCTGGCCCCCAAGCTTCAGGGCGCGTGGAACCTCCATGCGCTCAGCCAGGGCATGGCGCTGGACTTCTTCGTCTGCTTCTCGTCCGCCGCATCCCTCATCGGGTCTCCGGGCCAGTCGAACTACGTCGCCGCGAATGCCTTCCTCGATGCGCTGGTCCATCTGCGCCACGCGGAGGGGCTGCCCGCGCTGACGCTCAACTGGGGCTCGTGGGCGGAGACGGGCATGGCGGCGCGGCTGGAGCGGGCAGCCTCCGCGCGGCCGGGGGCGCAGGGCTTCGGCGCCATCCCCGTCCAGCAGGGCTTCAGCGTGCTGGAGCGCCTCATCGGGAGCGCGCAAGTCCAGTGGGGCGTCTTCCCCGTGGACTGGACGCGGCTGGCGGAGCAGCTGCCAGGGCTCGCGCGGCAGGCGCTCGTCCAGGGCTTGCTGGGGAGCGTGCCACAGCGTGTGCAAGCGCCGGCCTTCCGCGCGCAGTTGGACGCGGCGCCGCCGAATCGCAAGGCGGAGCTGCTGCGTCAGCACGTCGCGGGGCAGGTGTCCGCGACGTTGGGCATGCCGGAGTCGGAGCGGCTGTCCGGAAACGAGCGCCTGTTCGAGCTGGGCGTCGATTCGCTGCTGGCCATCGAAATCAAGAACCGGCTCGCGAGCAGCCTCGGGCGAAGCCTGCGTTCGACGCTGATTTTCGACTTCCCCACCGTGAACGGACTCGTCGCGCATCTGGCCGAGGAGCTGGAGCTGGGGACCGAGGTTCAGAAGAAGCAGGAAGCATCGCGGGAGGCGCAGGGCGCGCTCTCCGCGGAGATTCAAGGGCTGTCAGAGCAGGAGCTGACGTCCCTCATCGACCAGGAGCTGGAGAGCGCGCTCACCAGATGA